The proteins below are encoded in one region of Clostridium estertheticum:
- a CDS encoding ABC transporter ATP-binding protein, whose protein sequence is MEILRTENLTKTYGIGETKVTALDNLNLRISKGQFVAIIGSSGSGKSTLLHMLGGVDNPTKGKIYIDDIDISSMNETELAIFRRRKVGIIYQFYNLIPTLNVEKNILLPMLLDGKKPKKEEFDKIIKMLGLNERLEHLPNQLSGGQQQRVAIARALIYRPSIILADEPTGNLDRANTEAILEMLRVSNKEYNQTMILITHDEKIALSADRVITIEDGRIVSDEVIKK, encoded by the coding sequence TTGGAAATATTAAGAACTGAAAATCTTACAAAAACCTATGGAATTGGTGAGACAAAAGTCACTGCATTGGATAATTTAAATTTGAGGATAAGCAAAGGACAATTTGTTGCAATAATTGGATCAAGTGGATCAGGAAAATCTACACTTCTTCATATGTTAGGGGGAGTGGATAACCCTACAAAAGGAAAAATATATATCGATGACATTGATATTTCATCAATGAATGAAACTGAATTAGCAATATTTCGCAGGCGAAAAGTAGGAATAATATATCAGTTTTACAATCTTATTCCTACGTTAAATGTAGAAAAAAACATATTATTACCTATGCTTCTGGATGGTAAAAAACCTAAAAAAGAAGAATTTGATAAAATTATAAAAATGCTTGGTTTAAACGAAAGGCTTGAGCACCTACCAAATCAGCTTTCAGGAGGTCAGCAACAAAGAGTTGCTATAGCACGAGCATTAATTTATAGACCGTCTATTATTCTAGCAGATGAACCTACTGGAAACCTTGACAGGGCAAATACGGAAGCTATTCTTGAGATGTTGAGGGTTTCAAATAAAGAGTATAATCAGACTATGATATTGATTACACATGATGAAAAGATTGCATTGTCAGCAGATAGAGTGATTACAATTGAGGATGGTAGAATTGTGTCAGATGAGGTAATTAAAAAATGA
- a CDS encoding sensor histidine kinase, translating into MNKKKITVWMVISFLCITIFCMIFGNFIFKQTEKIFYEKAAQIIAFGVKADPNIEQVLISSLKTNNITEINKGKKILEQYGYSEGFLYSSYKSKNFNIVTVGILFLITLLLFCFGGFLVGINHIKRKRINNLEEYLYAINEGNYRINPHKKEDEFSILEDELYKTVVLLRENREKERKEKEKLTNYLADISHQMKTPLTSMSLMIELLEGSPINGDDALYIERISAQIYRLNHLVTSLLTLSKLDAGTLKLEYKSINVYELLCTCVEPLILMIEKKEQQLFIQENSDVVFMGDFYWNNEAILNIVKNCVEHTPRGGKISIVYEQNPICTQIIIEDNGEGFKKKDIPHLFTRFYKGENSAKDSVGIGLALAQSIVKKQNGEIRAENKKTGGASFTIKFYSN; encoded by the coding sequence ATGAACAAAAAGAAAATTACTGTATGGATGGTTATTAGTTTTTTATGTATAACAATTTTTTGTATGATATTTGGAAATTTCATTTTTAAGCAGACAGAGAAGATTTTTTATGAAAAAGCCGCACAGATTATAGCGTTTGGTGTTAAGGCTGACCCTAACATTGAACAAGTATTGATATCATCGCTAAAAACTAATAATATAACAGAAATTAATAAAGGTAAAAAAATATTAGAGCAATATGGATATAGTGAAGGATTTTTATATAGTTCTTATAAAAGTAAGAATTTTAATATAGTTACGGTTGGTATTTTGTTTTTGATTACTTTACTCTTGTTTTGTTTTGGAGGATTTCTGGTAGGGATAAATCATATAAAGCGTAAACGTATCAATAATCTTGAAGAATATCTTTATGCTATTAACGAAGGGAATTATAGAATAAATCCTCACAAGAAAGAAGACGAATTCTCTATTTTAGAAGACGAACTATATAAAACAGTTGTGTTGCTTCGCGAAAACCGAGAAAAAGAAAGGAAAGAAAAAGAAAAATTAACAAATTACCTTGCAGATATTTCTCACCAAATGAAAACGCCACTTACGTCAATGTCACTTATGATTGAGTTATTGGAAGGCAGTCCTATAAATGGAGATGACGCTTTGTACATTGAGCGTATTTCAGCTCAGATATACCGTCTTAATCATTTGGTTACGTCATTGTTAACACTTTCTAAACTAGATGCAGGAACCTTAAAATTAGAATATAAATCGATTAATGTTTATGAATTGTTATGTACCTGCGTTGAGCCATTAATCTTAATGATAGAAAAAAAAGAGCAACAACTTTTTATTCAAGAGAATAGTGATGTAGTTTTTATGGGAGATTTTTATTGGAACAATGAAGCCATCTTAAATATTGTTAAAAACTGTGTAGAACATACACCGCGAGGAGGAAAAATTTCCATAGTATATGAACAAAACCCTATTTGCACACAAATTATTATTGAAGATAATGGAGAAGGATTTAAGAAAAAGGATATACCGCACTTATTTACTAGATTTTACAAAGGTGAAAATTCAGCCAAAGACAGTGTAGGAATTGGACTTGCTCTTGCTCAATCTATAGTTAAGAAACAAAACGGTGAAATTCGAGCAGAAAATAAAAAAACAGGGGGAGCGTCATTCACAATTAAGTTTTATTCGAATTAA
- a CDS encoding response regulator transcription factor, translating to MLKIFLIEDDETIALGIKTFLLRNSYKVIHAGNLKEGKELFKTDIDIILLDLNLPDGSGFDFCSYVKGIKDIPIIFLTIRDEECDIIKGLDIGGDDYITKPFKLSVLHSRILAVLRRTVKQQIYEDVLWCGNIKMIKSETKVYKNNLEIELTIGEYNLFRQLLENKNRTLTRGVLLQKLWDIDGEFVNDNTLSVAIKRLRQKLTNNTIIKTVRGIGYRLDE from the coding sequence ATGCTTAAGATTTTTTTGATTGAAGATGATGAAACAATTGCTTTAGGCATAAAAACATTTTTATTGAGAAATAGTTATAAGGTTATTCATGCAGGGAATTTAAAAGAAGGGAAAGAACTTTTTAAAACAGATATCGACATAATATTATTAGATTTAAATTTACCTGATGGTTCAGGTTTTGATTTTTGCAGTTATGTAAAAGGGATTAAAGACATTCCTATTATTTTTCTTACTATTAGGGATGAAGAATGCGATATTATAAAAGGACTAGATATTGGAGGGGATGATTACATCACCAAGCCTTTTAAATTAAGTGTTTTGCATTCTCGTATACTTGCTGTTTTAAGGAGAACTGTAAAACAGCAAATATACGAAGATGTTCTATGGTGTGGGAATATTAAAATGATTAAATCAGAAACAAAGGTATATAAAAATAATCTCGAAATAGAACTTACAATTGGTGAATACAATCTATTTAGGCAACTATTAGAAAATAAAAACCGCACTTTAACGCGAGGGGTTTTACTTCAAAAACTCTGGGATATCGATGGTGAATTTGTAAATGATAATACATTATCAGTAGCTATAAAGCGTCTTCGTCAAAAACTTACGAATAATACAATTATTAAAACAGTGAGAGGAATAGGTTACAGGTTGGATGAGTAA
- a CDS encoding TetR/AcrR family transcriptional regulator — MSFQRARSEDQIQDRIQEIVNAASIIYDSVGYEGLSFSTISEYTKFTRPNIYKYFKTKEEILLLIMIKDFKSWISRLSKSFKINKLYSIYKIGEIWTDTLIEHERLIELYAILFTTIEKNVSVEALAEFEKECMVINSTILDLVSQLFPNASNDSLMNFMYSVFTLAFGLYPMCKLSDLQLEAINLAGSNYIAPDFKKTYMASLYQLMYCLEHSIEIKKD, encoded by the coding sequence ATGAGTTTTCAACGTGCAAGATCTGAGGATCAGATTCAAGATCGAATTCAAGAAATAGTCAATGCAGCTTCCATTATCTACGACTCTGTTGGTTATGAAGGATTAAGTTTTAGCACTATTTCAGAATATACGAAATTCACAAGACCTAATATTTATAAGTATTTTAAGACAAAAGAAGAAATTCTTCTTTTGATTATGATAAAAGATTTTAAGTCATGGATATCAAGATTAAGTAAATCTTTTAAAATTAACAAACTATATTCTATTTATAAAATTGGAGAAATTTGGACTGATACACTAATTGAGCATGAACGGCTTATAGAATTGTATGCTATTCTTTTTACAACCATAGAAAAAAATGTTTCAGTTGAGGCACTTGCTGAATTTGAGAAAGAATGTATGGTAATTAACTCCACTATATTGGACTTAGTAAGTCAACTTTTCCCAAATGCTAGCAATGATAGTCTTATGAACTTTATGTATTCTGTTTTCACACTGGCTTTTGGATTATATCCTATGTGTAAATTAAGTGATCTTCAACTAGAAGCCATCAATTTAGCAGGCTCAAATTATATAGCTCCTGATTTCAAAAAAACTTATATGGCTTCCTTATATCAGCTAATGTATTGCTTAGAACATTCCATTGAAATAAAAAAAGATTAA
- a CDS encoding nuclear transport factor 2 family protein translates to MSLEILQAKLELRELVDAYSNLGDEKKLSEQMHLLTPDHRYMVYMGDQLVSDVSGTKQLLEEFTGHASFVKRYFSINAQHIVKVDGDTATGVAYSQLKMVREEDGKEIITDYSVKYDDTYVRQNGNWLIKTRIAHFIIIDVRTLQG, encoded by the coding sequence ATGTCTTTAGAAATTTTACAAGCAAAATTAGAATTAAGAGAATTAGTTGATGCCTATTCAAATTTGGGGGATGAAAAAAAACTTTCAGAACAAATGCATTTACTTACGCCTGATCATAGATATATGGTTTACATGGGTGACCAATTGGTTTCTGATGTTTCAGGAACCAAACAATTGTTAGAAGAGTTCACAGGTCACGCTTCTTTTGTAAAACGTTATTTCTCCATTAACGCACAACACATTGTGAAAGTTGATGGTGATACTGCAACAGGTGTTGCATACTCCCAACTTAAAATGGTGAGAGAAGAAGATGGTAAAGAAATTATCACTGACTATAGTGTTAAATATGATGACACATATGTACGTCAAAATGGAAATTGGTTAATAAAGACACGTATTGCTCATTTTATAATTATAGACGTAAGAACATTACAAGGCTAA
- a CDS encoding NAD(P)-dependent oxidoreductase, protein MKVIIFGASGGIGKFAVQHALEKGYEAKAFLRDPSKLTIKHENLTTVQGEINNYNDIKNAIFDCDAVIWCVGIPMKKYKYMESLEGHKNLLKAMNECHIERLIDWATPSVHFKNDKKSISTVVPGFLAGILFPMAKKELINIADMITKSNLNWSIVRFMAPKDTPFIGNVKVGFGDTKMNFNISREDIGAFMVEQLNSNIYEYSMPIIGS, encoded by the coding sequence ATGAAGGTTATAATATTTGGTGCATCAGGGGGTATTGGTAAATTTGCCGTACAACATGCCCTTGAAAAAGGTTATGAAGCTAAAGCGTTCCTTCGTGATCCATCAAAATTGACAATCAAACATGAAAATTTGACCACTGTACAAGGTGAAATTAATAATTATAACGATATAAAAAATGCTATATTCGATTGTGATGCTGTTATTTGGTGCGTTGGTATCCCTATGAAAAAATATAAATATATGGAATCCCTTGAAGGTCATAAAAACCTTTTAAAAGCTATGAATGAATGTCATATTGAACGTCTTATTGACTGGGCTACTCCAAGTGTTCATTTTAAAAACGATAAAAAGTCGATTAGCACTGTTGTACCTGGATTCTTGGCAGGGATTTTATTTCCCATGGCAAAAAAAGAGCTGATTAATATTGCTGATATGATTACCAAATCTAATTTAAACTGGTCGATTGTTCGTTTTATGGCGCCAAAAGATACACCTTTTATTGGAAACGTTAAAGTTGGGTTCGGTGACACAAAGATGAATTTTAATATTTCAAGAGAAGATATTGGAGCTTTTATGGTAGAACAATTGAACAGCAATATCTATGAATACTCAATGCCAATCATAGGAAGTTAA
- a CDS encoding winged helix-turn-helix transcriptional regulator encodes MDRKYEDDNIENCPVASVQKIVHGKWTMVILFFLSQGTLRFGELSRKMPQVTQANLTKGLRMLEEYRLIHREVYKEIPPRVEYSLTELGVKFLPVLEALEKWAIEYEKMNK; translated from the coding sequence ATGGACAGAAAGTATGAAGATGATAATATAGAAAATTGTCCAGTCGCAAGCGTGCAGAAGATAGTACATGGAAAGTGGACCATGGTTATCTTGTTCTTCTTGAGCCAAGGTACTTTGAGATTTGGAGAGCTTAGTAGGAAAATGCCACAGGTAACACAGGCAAATTTAACGAAAGGGCTTCGAATGTTAGAAGAATACAGGCTTATCCACAGAGAAGTATATAAAGAGATTCCTCCTAGAGTGGAATATTCATTAACAGAGTTGGGTGTGAAATTTTTACCAGTATTAGAAGCTTTAGAAAAATGGGCAATTGAATATGAAAAAATGAATAAGTAG
- a CDS encoding phage integrase N-terminal SAM-like domain-containing protein gives MNYIDKNLSHNTPKTIKNYIRHISDFAKYYNKSPELLREKEIHEYLHYCIIKKKLSESTVNYMGLLFIT, from the coding sequence ATGAATTACATAGACAAAAACCTTTCTCATAATACCCCAAAGACCATAAAAAACTATATCCGCCACATTAGTGACTTTGCTAAATATTACAATAAATCACCAGAACTTTTAAGAGAAAAAGAAATACATGAATATCTTCATTATTGTATCATAAAAAAGAAATTAAGTGAAAGTACAGTTAATTATATGGGTTTGCTTTTTATTACATAA
- a CDS encoding aminoglycoside phosphotransferase family protein, with product MNLYGEIVGIGNTATVYEWKEGKVLKLFYQGYPKEAIEKEFHNAKEISNMNFAKPKVYEIVLFQDRMGIIYDKVEGESLLNWVMRTGEVQQCAVHMAKLHKAIVQNRISNVPNYKEFLKSNIVSVTSTNSKKREEVLQMLDNLLDGNTLCHGDFHPGNILIADGHTMVIDFMNVCHGNFLYDVARTVFLVQYTPVPIEVDDREMLLRFKKMLADLYLMNMNVTREMIQDYLSVIIAARVGECPNE from the coding sequence ATGAATTTATATGGGGAAATAGTCGGCATAGGTAATACGGCAACGGTATATGAATGGAAAGAAGGCAAAGTGCTTAAGCTTTTCTATCAAGGTTATCCAAAAGAGGCGATAGAAAAAGAGTTTCATAATGCAAAGGAAATAAGTAATATGAATTTTGCAAAACCAAAGGTATATGAGATTGTGCTTTTTCAAGATCGAATGGGTATTATATACGACAAAGTGGAAGGTGAATCCCTGTTAAATTGGGTTATGAGAACAGGTGAGGTGCAGCAATGTGCAGTACATATGGCAAAACTACATAAGGCAATTGTTCAAAATAGGATTAGTAATGTACCAAATTATAAGGAATTCCTAAAAAGTAATATAGTAAGCGTGACATCAACTAATTCAAAGAAACGAGAAGAAGTATTGCAAATGTTAGACAACCTGCTGGATGGTAATACACTTTGTCATGGTGATTTCCATCCAGGTAATATATTAATAGCGGATGGACATACGATGGTTATAGATTTCATGAATGTGTGTCATGGAAATTTTTTATATGATGTTGCTAGAACTGTGTTTCTAGTGCAATATACACCTGTTCCTATAGAAGTGGATGATAGAGAAATGCTTTTACGATTCAAGAAAATGCTGGCAGATTTGTATCTTATGAACATGAATGTTACCAGAGAAATGATACAGGATTATCTATCTGTTATTATTGCGGCTAGAGTAGGTGAATGTCCTAACGAATAA
- a CDS encoding HAD family hydrolase — protein sequence MDKTLIKAILFDSGRTLNVPRTGQWHITPKFYDIIDKYKITSNQMVLRNAMDKASDYINKILIVSTQEEEFLMFKEFYRIALNEIHYPVIDDNILTALAKDNVYNDEKFLFFDDVEPALKLLVKKYKVGVVSDTWPSLERVFINRGLRKYFSTFIMSSIYGSSKAEKILLKIAIDELNVKANEILFIDDSESNLKAVEEFGMIPILIDRYDRKELQSKYPIIRSLEKLSKLKNLEVSK from the coding sequence ATGGATAAAACTTTAATTAAAGCAATTTTATTTGATTCAGGACGAACTCTTAATGTACCAAGGACAGGCCAGTGGCACATAACACCAAAATTTTACGATATAATTGATAAATATAAAATTACAAGTAATCAAATGGTATTGAGAAATGCTATGGATAAAGCAAGCGATTATATTAATAAAATTCTTATAGTAAGTACGCAGGAGGAAGAGTTTCTAATGTTTAAAGAATTTTATAGGATAGCTCTGAATGAAATACACTATCCAGTTATAGATGATAATATATTAACTGCTCTTGCAAAAGATAATGTTTATAATGATGAAAAATTTCTATTTTTTGATGATGTAGAACCTGCCTTAAAATTGTTAGTAAAAAAATATAAAGTAGGCGTTGTTTCAGATACTTGGCCATCCTTGGAAAGAGTATTTATTAACAGGGGTCTAAGAAAATACTTTTCAACTTTCATAATGTCATCAATTTATGGCTCAAGTAAAGCAGAAAAGATATTACTCAAAATTGCTATTGATGAATTAAATGTTAAAGCAAATGAGATTTTATTTATAGATGATAGTGAATCAAACCTTAAAGCCGTGGAAGAGTTTGGGATGATACCAATATTAATAGACAGATATGACCGGAAAGAACTCCAAAGCAAATACCCTATTATTAGGTCATTAGAAAAACTATCAAAGTTAAAGAATTTAGAGGTCTCAAAATGA
- a CDS encoding polysaccharide deacetylase family protein, giving the protein MIAIKKKLYFVFIFIFVLSIAGCSSATSTTIKKTNPVKAIESSTIPGFDNTTDIKPYGKSIPVLQYHSISYDKGNPICIPIIKFEEQMKYLKDNNYYTITLTNLYEYLMNNTPIPKKSVVITFDDGYDNNYTAMFPVLKKYKFKATIFVISSLIDVHSNMLTSKQLIEMDKYGVDIESHTAHHDNLQLISKDNQLKTLIQSKKHLEKTLNKKINFFAYPYGGYNKNAIEALEEAGYKMAFTTKNGWSSKKNGIFSLHRVWISASDSTKVFENKVSKPKKNIVDSFSF; this is encoded by the coding sequence TTGATTGCTATTAAAAAAAAATTATATTTCGTATTTATATTTATTTTTGTACTCTCTATCGCTGGGTGTTCAAGCGCTACATCCACTACAATAAAAAAAACAAACCCTGTTAAAGCAATTGAAAGCTCTACAATCCCAGGTTTCGATAATACTACTGATATTAAACCTTACGGAAAGAGTATTCCAGTTTTACAGTATCACTCAATTAGCTATGATAAAGGTAATCCTATTTGTATTCCAATAATAAAATTTGAGGAGCAAATGAAATATTTAAAGGATAACAATTATTATACTATAACACTTACAAACTTGTATGAGTACCTTATGAATAACACTCCAATACCTAAAAAATCTGTAGTCATTACTTTTGATGATGGATATGATAATAATTATACTGCTATGTTTCCCGTTCTAAAAAAATATAAATTTAAAGCAACAATTTTTGTTATTAGTTCCCTTATTGATGTACATAGCAATATGCTAACATCTAAACAACTTATAGAAATGGACAAATATGGTGTAGATATAGAAAGTCATACTGCACATCATGATAATTTACAATTGATTTCTAAGGATAACCAACTAAAAACGTTAATTCAATCTAAAAAACATCTTGAAAAAACATTAAATAAAAAAATAAATTTCTTTGCATATCCTTATGGTGGGTACAACAAAAACGCAATTGAGGCATTGGAAGAAGCTGGTTACAAAATGGCTTTCACCACTAAAAATGGCTGGTCCTCTAAAAAGAATGGTATATTTTCACTACATAGGGTATGGATAAGTGCTTCTGATAGTACGAAGGTATTTGAAAATAAAGTTTCTAAACCTAAAAAAAATATAGTAGACTCTTTTTCATTTTAA
- a CDS encoding MerR family transcriptional regulator, with protein MFKIGDFSKLTRVSVRMLRYYDEVGLFNPAKIDDFTGYRYYSAKQISDINLVMPLRDMSFNVADIAVFMKEKSEEKLEDILKVKGQEIENNIRAEEIRLEKINAAIKDMKKERVNMSYNVTLKSLPSYKVISLRNVIPTYEAEGMLWIRLGEYVIKKNIHCNNIAYSTYHDAGYKEGEVDAEVVVGVDNLMKDEDGFTFKETEAVDQAAIILVPGDYSNVAEAYNFLANWIEENGYIMIGNPRQVAIKGPCNEKRTEDYLSEIQIPVKK; from the coding sequence ATGTTCAAGATTGGAGATTTTTCCAAGTTGACCAGAGTGTCCGTCCGCATGCTCAGGTATTATGATGAAGTTGGACTTTTTAATCCTGCTAAAATTGATGACTTCACAGGATATAGATATTATTCGGCAAAACAGATTTCAGACATTAACCTAGTAATGCCATTGAGAGACATGAGCTTTAACGTAGCTGATATAGCAGTGTTTATGAAAGAAAAATCTGAGGAAAAGCTAGAAGATATTTTAAAAGTCAAAGGTCAAGAAATTGAGAACAATATAAGAGCTGAGGAAATAAGACTTGAAAAAATCAACGCTGCCATTAAGGATATGAAAAAGGAGAGGGTTAATATGAGTTATAATGTTACATTAAAATCACTACCAAGCTATAAGGTTATTTCTTTAAGGAATGTTATACCAACTTATGAAGCAGAAGGAATGCTTTGGATAAGATTGGGTGAATACGTAATTAAAAAAAATATTCACTGCAATAACATAGCTTATTCTACCTATCACGATGCAGGTTATAAAGAAGGTGAAGTTGATGCAGAGGTAGTAGTGGGTGTGGATAATCTAATGAAGGACGAAGACGGATTTACATTCAAGGAAACTGAGGCAGTGGATCAAGCTGCTATCATATTAGTTCCAGGAGATTATTCAAATGTAGCAGAAGCATATAATTTCTTAGCAAATTGGATTGAGGAAAATGGATATATTATGATAGGAAATCCACGTCAAGTTGCTATAAAAGGACCTTGCAATGAAAAAAGGACAGAGGATTACTTGAGCGAAATACAGATACCAGTAAAAAAGTAA
- a CDS encoding helix-turn-helix domain-containing protein, whose product MVGVSAGAVCKWETGNSFPDIELLAPLARALNISLDELLSFNSKLLEDDVINIKKKLTEVYIQEGYDAGYEKCKGLLNEYPNSVYLKLTIAELIQMYSMMYADKSEKLFKPKMECALKLLDQIVTSKDSKYMSKALFSIASIQMMLENYDESEKALKELSTSSSIDPMTIYPMLLQRQGKNDEAKVQGENMLLSHIIQSTSMLATNLMLSGI is encoded by the coding sequence ATGGTAGGGGTTTCGGCTGGTGCTGTTTGTAAATGGGAAACTGGGAACTCATTTCCAGATATTGAACTACTTGCACCGCTTGCACGTGCATTAAATATTTCATTAGATGAACTATTATCTTTTAATTCTAAACTGTTAGAAGATGATGTGATTAACATTAAGAAAAAATTGACAGAAGTATATATACAAGAAGGCTATGACGCAGGATACGAAAAGTGCAAAGGACTTTTAAATGAATACCCTAATAGCGTGTATCTCAAGTTGACAATTGCTGAACTTATACAAATGTATTCAATGATGTACGCAGATAAGTCCGAGAAACTCTTTAAACCCAAAATGGAATGTGCTCTTAAATTATTAGACCAAATTGTAACAAGCAAAGATTCTAAATATATGTCTAAGGCTCTCTTTTCTATTGCCAGTATTCAAATGATGTTAGAAAACTATGATGAAAGCGAAAAAGCATTAAAAGAACTTTCAACCTCATCATCTATAGATCCTATGACAATTTACCCAATGCTATTGCAACGTCAAGGCAAAAATGATGAAGCTAAAGTCCAAGGTGAAAATATGCTTTTATCACATATAATTCAAAGCACTTCAATGCTTGCTACCAATTTGATGCTATCAGGGATTTAA
- a CDS encoding AraC family transcriptional regulator gives MGWIEEIGEAINYIEENITEEIAIKNIAKKVLMSPFYFQKGFAMLCGFTVGEYIRQRRLTLAGSELVFADEKIIDIALKYGYASPDSFTKAFTRFHGVTPTAVRKDGAMIKSFAPLKIKFSLEGGYIMDYKIVKKDSFTVIGVSKVFKYDSATTEIPQFWTEHHQTGKGKFVCGMYGVCIDDSMGSDEFEYLIADNYNPSIEISNGFVTKIIPKHTWAVFACKGAMPKTLQDVNRKIFSEWLPNCSDYEISAGYNIEMYTNTADYPQGNQDENYYSEIWIPVKKK, from the coding sequence ATGGGGTGGATTGAAGAAATCGGTGAAGCTATCAACTATATTGAGGAGAATATCACTGAAGAAATCGCAATAAAAAATATTGCAAAAAAAGTACTTATGTCTCCGTTCTATTTCCAAAAAGGCTTTGCAATGCTTTGTGGTTTTACGGTGGGAGAGTACATCAGACAACGCAGGCTTACCCTTGCCGGCAGTGAGCTTGTTTTTGCTGATGAAAAAATCATTGATATTGCACTGAAATATGGCTATGCCTCACCAGATAGTTTCACAAAAGCTTTTACTCGATTCCATGGTGTCACACCTACTGCTGTTCGAAAAGATGGAGCAATGATTAAATCGTTTGCTCCGCTGAAAATCAAATTTTCATTGGAAGGCGGTTATATTATGGATTACAAAATTGTTAAAAAAGATTCGTTTACTGTCATAGGCGTATCAAAGGTATTTAAATATGATAGTGCAACTACAGAAATCCCACAGTTTTGGACAGAGCATCATCAAACAGGAAAAGGGAAATTTGTATGCGGAATGTACGGAGTATGCATAGATGATAGCATGGGTTCAGATGAGTTCGAATATTTGATTGCAGACAATTATAATCCGTCCATAGAAATATCTAATGGTTTTGTTACAAAGATTATTCCTAAACACACGTGGGCTGTTTTTGCTTGCAAAGGCGCAATGCCGAAAACTCTGCAAGATGTGAACAGAAAAATCTTCTCAGAATGGCTGCCTAATTGCAGTGATTATGAAATTTCAGCAGGTTATAATATAGAAATGTACACCAATACGGCTGATTATCCGCAAGGTAATCAAGATGAAAACTACTACAGTGAAATTTGGATTCCTGTTAAGAAAAAATAA